The following nucleotide sequence is from uncultured Desulfovibrio sp..
ATGCGCCGCAACATGGGCGTGCTGTTTCAGGATGGCGCGCTGCTGGGCGCGCTGTCGCTGGTGCAAAACGTCACCCTGCCCCTCACAGAACATCTGAACCTTCCCAAAAAACTTGTTCGCGAGGCGGGCCTGCGCGTGCTGCGCATGGTGGGTCTTGAAGATTTTGCCGATTTTTATCCCAACCAGCTTTCTGGAGGCATGCGCAAACGCGCGGGCCTTGCGCGGGCCATTGTGGCCGAACCGCGCATTTTGCTGTGCGATGAGCCGACCTCCGGCCTTGACCCCATCACCGCCGCCCGCATGGACGAACTACTGCTTGCCATGCGCAGGCAATATACCAACATGTCGGTGATTGTGGTCAGCCACGATCTTGCCAGCCTGCGGGCCATTGCCGACCATGTTCTGGTGCTGGGCGAAGGCCGCGCGCTTTTTTCCGGCTCGCTGGCCGAGCTTGAAGCAAACAATGACCCGTATCTGCGGCAATTTTTGCTGCGCGAACCCGGCGACACGCAGGCCGCCATGGGCGAAGCGCCAGATCCGGCGGTGCGGCAGGCCCTTGACCGCTGGCTGGCATCATAAAAAATGCGCCGCCTGCATAATAAATTGCGATAACCAGGCGATTCGCGATTCCCTACTCAACAGTAGGGCTTGAAACTTTGTCATGGCGCACTTATACTGAGATTTGATCTTATTGCCGAATTATCTGTGGAGCTACCTGAACCTTATGAGTACTGTTCGTGAAACCGCTGTGGGCCTTTTTGTCCTGTTCGGCCTTGTATGCGTTGCTTACCTGACCATCAAGCTGGGCAAGATGGAAGTTTTCAACCAGCAGGGCTTTGAACTTTCTGCCAACTTTGATTCTGTTTCCGGCCTACGGGTCGGGGCGGATATTGAAATGGCCGGGGTGCCGGTGGGCCGCGTGGTAAGCATTGGTCTTGACCCAGACCCGGTGCGCAATCAGGCAGTGGTACGCCTGCGGCTCGACAAAGACCTGAAACTTTCGGACGACAGCATCGCCTCCATCCGTACCAGTGGCCTCATTGGCGACAAATATGTCAGCCTTTCGCGCGGTGGTTCGGAGCATGTCCTTGCGGCTGGCGACACAATTACTGAAACGGAATCCGCCGTTGACCTCGGTTCCCTCATCGGCAAGTACGCCTTCGGAGGAGTCAAATAACAATGACCATTCATGCGATCACACGCCATATAGCCGCAGGCTTTCTGCTTGCGCTGCTGACGGTTGCGCTGTTGCCCGGCGCGGCCAGTGCGAGTTCTCCTGCGCAGCTGGCGCTGGAGACTTCCATCAGCCGCATCCTCAACTCCATCAAGAACCCCGACTACGTCAATCCTGCCACGCGCCGCCCGCTACGCCAGCAGATTGAAGATGAAGTCCTGCACATTTTTGATTTCAAAGAATTTTCTTCGCGCACGGTGGGGCCGCGCTGGGGCACATTCAGCCCGGCGCAGCAACAGCAGTTCAGCGATGCCTTTGCCGAACTGCTCCTGAATACCTACCTGAGCAAGATTGACGGCTACAATGGCGAGCAGGTCGTGTACACTGGCGAGGTTTCGTCCCCCAAGGGCGACCGCACCGAAGTGCGCACAATCATCACCATGAAGGACTCGAAGAAAGTCCCCGTTGCTTATCGCATGCTCCCCAAAAACGGATCATGGCTTGTTTATGACGTGCTGATTGAAAATATCAGCCTGGTCAAAAACTATCGCACCCAGTTTCAGGACATTCTGAACACCGGCAGCCCTGACCAGCTTATTGCCAGGGTCAAGGCCAAGGCGCAGGAGGTCCGGCAGGGCAATGGCCAGTAGCTACTCCTCAACGCTGCCGGGACATCTCTATGTGCCC
It contains:
- a CDS encoding ABC transporter ATP-binding protein, with amino-acid sequence MQAWDIEFRALSVGYGEHVVLRDVNAVLPGGKVSVILGGSGCGKSTLLRHIIGLSRPQAGHVLIGDKDLFALPQKEFRRMRRNMGVLFQDGALLGALSLVQNVTLPLTEHLNLPKKLVREAGLRVLRMVGLEDFADFYPNQLSGGMRKRAGLARAIVAEPRILLCDEPTSGLDPITAARMDELLLAMRRQYTNMSVIVVSHDLASLRAIADHVLVLGEGRALFSGSLAELEANNDPYLRQFLLREPGDTQAAMGEAPDPAVRQALDRWLAS
- the mlaD gene encoding outer membrane lipid asymmetry maintenance protein MlaD; its protein translation is MSTVRETAVGLFVLFGLVCVAYLTIKLGKMEVFNQQGFELSANFDSVSGLRVGADIEMAGVPVGRVVSIGLDPDPVRNQAVVRLRLDKDLKLSDDSIASIRTSGLIGDKYVSLSRGGSEHVLAAGDTITETESAVDLGSLIGKYAFGGVK
- a CDS encoding ABC transporter substrate-binding protein; the encoded protein is MTIHAITRHIAAGFLLALLTVALLPGAASASSPAQLALETSISRILNSIKNPDYVNPATRRPLRQQIEDEVLHIFDFKEFSSRTVGPRWGTFSPAQQQQFSDAFAELLLNTYLSKIDGYNGEQVVYTGEVSSPKGDRTEVRTIITMKDSKKVPVAYRMLPKNGSWLVYDVLIENISLVKNYRTQFQDILNTGSPDQLIARVKAKAQEVRQGNGQ